CTTTTTAAATTTAGATCTTCCCAGTTCACGCTCCCCGCGTTGGTGGTCATACGCTACCACAATAGACTTATTATCTAGCAGAGCGCCTTGTAGTCTTCCGTAGGGACAAACAATTATGCAAACTTGCTCTCTAAACCATGCAAACACAAAATAAAAAACACCCGTAAAAATTATTAGAGAGATAAGTGTACTAGTGTGCTGCATAGGACCATCTACAACATATCGTATAAGCCTATCACTACCTATTAAGTACGCCAAGAATACATTGGCAATTAAAAATGAAATCACAAAGAACACAAACCATTTTAAGGAGCGTTTTAGAATTTTCTCACGATTCCAAGGCATTTTTGCCAAGCGTATCTGTTTTCCACGGTCGCCATCTATCCAATACTCAATTCTCCTAAAAACCATTTCCATAAAAATGGTTTGGGGGCATACCCAACCACAAAAAAGTCTTCCAAATGCAACCGTAAATAAAATAACAAATACAACACCTGTAAGCATCATGATTACAAATATGTAGAAGTCTTGTGGCCAGAATGGAAATCCGAATATGTTAAATCTTCTCTCAAGCACATTGAACATCAAAAATTGATGCCCGTTTATTTTTATAAAAGGAGAAGCAAATAAAAAAAGTAGTAATACGTAACTTACATATTTTCTGTACTCGTACCATTTCCCCACAGGTTTTTTAGGGAATACCCATGCGCGTTTCCCTTCTTCATTGAGGGTTCCTATGGTATCTCTAAAATTTTCTTTGCCTTGCTCAGCCATGATTCAGTGCTACGTTCAGAATTATTAGTACTTCGTTTAAAGATTTACATTGACCATTAAAGTCTTAGGAATTTTCGTTTAAAAACAAGAGACAAATTGCATCGTCCCAAGCTTCCACACTATGGGTTACATTCATTGGTATGTCGTAGCTCTCATAACATGCAAACCGCATACTCTCCTCTTCAGTATTAAAATCTACCTCTCCTTTAATAACAAGTAATCTTGCCTTACATGGAGCCTTGTGCTTTGCAAGAGAGACACCTCTTCGTAAGCCAATAGCAAGAATCTTTGTGCCGTTCGCATCGTGTATTTTCTTTACGACGGGAACATCACTTTTCTTTAATTTTTCGGCTACTTCTAACATCATCACTACTGCTCTTTAGCGTCATCTTCTACTGCTTTAATAACAGGTTCCACTTTCTCCAATTCGTCAACTTGCGTACTATCTGTTACTTTAACTTCTCGTTCGTCAGGAACAGCATCTTCATCGACCCAAATTTCTCCTTCAGGCGCCTTACCATCTGGCGGATTCGTTCCTTGAAGCGTCAATAAATAGCTGGCTACCTGTGCCATTTCTACAGGTTTCAATTCTGTTTTCCAAGAAACCATTCCTTTTCCTGCGCGACCTCCTTCAGATATGGTATTAAACACATTCTTAATTCCGCCACCCAAAATCCAATACTCATCTGTTAAATTCGGGCCAATTCCACCTCCACCTGTTGCTTTATGGCATGCAACGCAGTTGGTGGTAAAAATTGCCTGTCCTGCAGTTAAATCTCCAGCTTCTGTGAGTAACTCTACAGTATTTACATCAACCAAATTTTTAGCTGTTCTTTTATATTCTTCAATTTCAAGTTTAGCCTCTGCTACTGCAATTTGGTATTCTCCTTCCTGGCCTACCCCATCAAAAATGTGGTATCGGGCAAGGTAAACAACCGCAAAAATGATGGTTGCATAAAAACCATACACCCACCATGGTGGCAGCTTATTATCGAGTTCTCTAATTCCGTCGTAGTTATGGTCTAGTACAATTTCTCCTTCTTCTTCAATTGCCTTACTGCCTAGTAAATTCTTGTAGGTCTTTTTAAACCAGCTAAATTGATTTTTCTTCGCCAATGCTTCATCTGCCAAGTACCGCGTTTTAGCATCAGGATTTAACGTTCTAAATAACACACTTTGGAGTGCTTGAATACAGATTTCTACTGCAATGTAAATAAGTAGTATAACTCCATAAATGGCCCACAACCAGGGTTGTTCTTTAAACACAGATGTTTCACCCGTTGTTCCTATCCAGTTTAGGAAAAAGTACCCAAAAACAGAAAATCCAATTATTCTAAGAAGTGCTGCTGTTTTCATATAATATCGTCATTTACATTAGTGTCTAGCGGAATTTTACTCACTTCTTCTATATGCGCCTTTTTTGCTGTGAATACCCACCAGAAAAGCGCAACAAAAAAAATGAAGAAAATGAGCAGGGAGATAATGGGATAGATTTCTACACCATCGATATTCTCTAAATTACCTTTTATATATTTCAGCATAACTATTGGTTTTGGTTTGATGAAACTTCGTCTTGTGTCTTAATTTTTATGTCTGTTCCTAGACGTTGTAAATACGCTATTACGGCAACTACTTCTCGGTTTCTCATTTCAACAAAATCGATGTTATTTTCTGTAGCGTACTTTTTATCGGCTTCATAGGTTTTTACAAAATCAGGATCGGCATATAGGTTTTTTTCTATTTGAGTACCTTGCTCTAGCATCCACTCTTGGGCGCTTGCGATTTCTTCATCACTATACGGCACTCCTAAAGAAACCATAGCGTTCATCTTATCTTCGGTTTGCGTTTTGTCTAGTTCCTGATTGATAAGCCATTTGTACGATGGCATTATAGAACCAGAAGAGGTGCTTTGAGGGTCGTAGAAGTGGTTAAGGTGCCAATTATCACTATACTTTCCGCCAACCCTAAATAGGTCTGGACCGGTACGCTTACTTCCCCATAAAAACGGATGGTCATAGACATACTCCCCAGATTTAGAATATTCACCATAGCGCTCCACTTCGCTTCTAAACGGACGTATCATCTGTGAATGACAAGAAACACAACCTTCTCGTATATAGATATCTCTTCCTTCTAATTCTAAAGGTGTATAAGGTTTCACCGTTGAGATTACGGGCACATAATCGTCTACCATTAAGGAAGGTATAATTTGTACCATACCTCCAATTAAGATGGCGATGGTGGCATAGATTGTTAGCTTTACTGGGCGTCTTTCTAGCCAAGTGTGGTAGCCCTCTTTAGCTGTTCTTTTCTTTGTTACTCGTTGCAATGGAGCAGCTTCGGCTAATTCGTCGGTTACTTCACTACCTTGCTTTACAGTTTTTACAATATTGTAAAGCATCACAAAAGCTCCTAAGATGAACAACGTACCTCCAATAGCGCGCATCCAGTACATTGGTATAATTTCGTTTAATGTCTCCAGGAAATTTCCGTAGGTAAGTGTACCATCTGGATTAAATTGCTTCCACATAGAAGCTTGTACAAATCCGGCAACGTACATAGGTAGTGCGTACATGATAATTCCTAGGGTGCCCATCCAGAAATGGAAGTTTGCTAATTTGGTGCTCCACAGTTTTGTTTTAAACAGTCGTGGCACCAGCCAGTAAATCATCCCAAAAGTTAAGAACCCGTTCCAGCCTAAGGCACCTACATGAACATGGGCAATAATCCAATCACTAAAATGGGCAATGGCGTTTACATTTTTCAGCGAAAGCATTGGGCCTTCAAAAGTTGCCATACCATAACAAGTAATGGCTACGACCATAAATTTTAATGTAGGATCTGTTCTTACCTTGTCCCATGCCCCGCGAAGTGTTAGCAGACCATTAATCATTCCTCCCCAAGAAGGCGCAATTAACATAACAGAAAATGCTACCCCTAAATTTTGTGCCCATTCTGGCAACGCAGTATATAATAAATGGTGTGGTCCTGCCCAGATATAAATAAAAATTAGCGACCAGAAGTGTACAATAGAAAGTCTGTATGAATATACAGGTCTGTTGGCCGCTTTTGGAACGAAGTAGTACATTAAACCTAGAAAAGGAGTGGTTAGGAAAAATGCTACCGCGTTATGACCATACCACCATTGTACCAATGCATCTTGTACACCTGCATAAACAGAATAGCTTTTTAATGCACTTATAGGCAATTCTATACTGTTTACAATGTGTAATACAGCAACCGTAACAAATGTGCCTAGATAAAACCAAATGGCCACATACAAATGGCGTTGTCTTCTCTTTAAAATGGTACCTATTAAGTTTGCACCAAAGGCAACCCAGATAATTGCAATTGCAATATCAAACGGCCATTCAAGTTCTGCATATTCTTTTGAGGTTGTATAACCCAGCGGCAAGGTAATTGCTGCTCCCACAATAATGGCTTGCCATCCCCAAAAGTTGAGATTACTTAACCAGTTTTTCCACATACGGGCTTTAAGTAATCGCTGGGTAGAGTAATACACCCCTGCAAAGATTGCATTACCCACAAAGGCAAAAATGACCGCGTTGGTGTGCAACGGACGTAAACGTCCAAAACTTAGCCAGGAAATCCCATCGGTTACATTGGGGAATAAAAACATGAAAGCGAGTAAAAGACCCACGCTCATTCCTATGATACCCCAAAAAATGGTGGCGTTTACAAACTTTTTTACGATTTTGTTATCGTAGTAAAATTGTTCTGTTTGCATAATTTATTGGTTACTTAGTAGAATTAATTTTTGTTATGGTGGCTTTTTTCTTAGTTGGCTTTTCTTTTACCAACTCGTCTTCAAAAAGCATTCTTATAGCTGGGGTATAGGTATCATCGTATTGCCCTTTTTTCACCGAGAATATAAACGCGATAAAAAAAACAATGGCGACAATCACGCTTACGGCGATTAACACATAAATAATACTCATACCTCTTTCAATTATGGTGTAAAATTACGTTTACGTACTTCCTTAAAAGATGACTTTTGTCAGTTGTCATGATTTCTATCGATTTAATTTTTTCCCCAAGAAATACGTGGCGATTGTAGTAAAAACTACAATGCTAATGGAGCTTAACGGCATTAAAATAGCTGCAACTACAGGAGCTAAGTTTCCAGTAACCGCAAAGGCCAATCCTATTAAATTGTATATAAGGGAGCATATAAAAGCGTATTTAATTGTTGTGCGTCCTCTACGTGACAGAGACAGGTATGTTGGGATATCTTTTAACCGAGAAGCGTCTAAAATACCATCGCAGGCTGGCGAAAAAACATTGACATTTTCGGAAATTGCGATTCCAACATCGCTTTGGGCAAGCGCGCCAGCATCGTTAAGACCATCGCCTATCATTAAGACCTTGTTTCCCTCCTCTTGAAGCTTCTCTATAAACGCCAGCTTGTTTTCAGGCTTTTGGTTAAAAAGCAAGGTGCTATTTGTTGGCAACAAGGTTGACAGATAATTTCTCTCGCCATCATTATCGCCAGAAAGGATGATGATTTTTGCTGTATGCTGAAGTTTATTAAAAACTTCCTGTACGCCTGTTCTATATTCTGAAGAAAAAAGAAAGACGCCTTTATACCCGTTTTCTGTACTAATATGAACCGCCGTTTTTTGTGGAAAGGCATACTGCTGCCGTTCATTAGCGTCTACAAAATCGAAAGATCCTATTTTAATAAAACTACTATCAACACTACCCGTAATACCTTTTCCAATGTCTTCGGTAAAACAGTCTAATGTTGTAATATTATTTTTGTCGAGTATATCATACAGAGAGCGACTTAGCGGGTGGTTTGAGGCTCTTAATGTGCTAGTGAGAAGCGCTTGCTCTGTTTCGGTTAGTGCTATACCTTCATAAACAATTATGTTCTTTGCATTGGTGGTAAGCGTTCCCGTTTTGTCAAAAACAACAGTATCTATCGCTGCCAATTGCTCAATGGTGGTGCTATTCTTTAAATATAACTTATGCTTTCCGTAGATACGCAACAGGTTACCCAACGTAAACGGAGCGGCCAATGCTATTGCGCAAGGACAGGCAACTATTAAAACTGCAGTAAATACATTTAGTGCTTGAGAGGCATCAATAAAAATCCAAAATATGGTGGCAATGATTGCTATAACTAAAAGGCTAACTGTAAAACGCCTACTAATACTATCTGTAAGATTCTCAAAAGTGCTAGGTGTATTTTTACTGAAAATTTTACTGGACCATAGTTGGGTTAAATAACTCTGCTCTACAGTTTTAAGCACCTCAACCTCTATGGGGCCCGCTTGTTGTTTTCCACCAGCAAAAAGTTGATCCCCTGAC
This Rasiella rasia DNA region includes the following protein-coding sequences:
- the ccoG gene encoding cytochrome c oxidase accessory protein CcoG — encoded protein: MAEQGKENFRDTIGTLNEEGKRAWVFPKKPVGKWYEYRKYVSYVLLLFLFASPFIKINGHQFLMFNVLERRFNIFGFPFWPQDFYIFVIMMLTGVVFVILFTVAFGRLFCGWVCPQTIFMEMVFRRIEYWIDGDRGKQIRLAKMPWNREKILKRSLKWFVFFVISFLIANVFLAYLIGSDRLIRYVVDGPMQHTSTLISLIIFTGVFYFVFAWFREQVCIIVCPYGRLQGALLDNKSIVVAYDHQRGERELGRSKFKKNENRQELGKGDCIDCFQCVQVCPTGIDIRNGTQLECVNCTACIDACNSIMKSVDLPEGLIRYASEENIEKKTKFEFTPRLKGYTVVLGILISVLVGMLFLRNDVEADILRLPGQLFERKADNIISNVYTYKLVNKTNVEIEDVSFKLLSHQGEIKIVSHDTFTVPAGGLAEGTLFVELNASALSGDKDKVLIGVFSGDEQIESTKTAFLGPRSFN
- the ccoS gene encoding cbb3-type cytochrome oxidase assembly protein CcoS, with protein sequence MSIIYVLIAVSVIVAIVFFIAFIFSVKKGQYDDTYTPAIRMLFEDELVKEKPTKKKATITKINSTK
- a CDS encoding CcoQ/FixQ family Cbb3-type cytochrome c oxidase assembly chaperone, whose protein sequence is MLKYIKGNLENIDGVEIYPIISLLIFFIFFVALFWWVFTAKKAHIEEVSKIPLDTNVNDDII
- a CDS encoding cupin domain-containing protein; translated protein: MMLEVAEKLKKSDVPVVKKIHDANGTKILAIGLRRGVSLAKHKAPCKARLLVIKGEVDFNTEEESMRFACYESYDIPMNVTHSVEAWDDAICLLFLNENS
- the ccoN gene encoding cytochrome-c oxidase, cbb3-type subunit I — protein: MQTEQFYYDNKIVKKFVNATIFWGIIGMSVGLLLAFMFLFPNVTDGISWLSFGRLRPLHTNAVIFAFVGNAIFAGVYYSTQRLLKARMWKNWLSNLNFWGWQAIIVGAAITLPLGYTTSKEYAELEWPFDIAIAIIWVAFGANLIGTILKRRQRHLYVAIWFYLGTFVTVAVLHIVNSIELPISALKSYSVYAGVQDALVQWWYGHNAVAFFLTTPFLGLMYYFVPKAANRPVYSYRLSIVHFWSLIFIYIWAGPHHLLYTALPEWAQNLGVAFSVMLIAPSWGGMINGLLTLRGAWDKVRTDPTLKFMVVAITCYGMATFEGPMLSLKNVNAIAHFSDWIIAHVHVGALGWNGFLTFGMIYWLVPRLFKTKLWSTKLANFHFWMGTLGIIMYALPMYVAGFVQASMWKQFNPDGTLTYGNFLETLNEIIPMYWMRAIGGTLFILGAFVMLYNIVKTVKQGSEVTDELAEAAPLQRVTKKRTAKEGYHTWLERRPVKLTIYATIAILIGGMVQIIPSLMVDDYVPVISTVKPYTPLELEGRDIYIREGCVSCHSQMIRPFRSEVERYGEYSKSGEYVYDHPFLWGSKRTGPDLFRVGGKYSDNWHLNHFYDPQSTSSGSIMPSYKWLINQELDKTQTEDKMNAMVSLGVPYSDEEIASAQEWMLEQGTQIEKNLYADPDFVKTYEADKKYATENNIDFVEMRNREVVAVIAYLQRLGTDIKIKTQDEVSSNQNQ
- a CDS encoding cbb3-type cytochrome c oxidase N-terminal domain-containing protein, giving the protein MKTAALLRIIGFSVFGYFFLNWIGTTGETSVFKEQPWLWAIYGVILLIYIAVEICIQALQSVLFRTLNPDAKTRYLADEALAKKNQFSWFKKTYKNLLGSKAIEEEGEIVLDHNYDGIRELDNKLPPWWVYGFYATIIFAVVYLARYHIFDGVGQEGEYQIAVAEAKLEIEEYKRTAKNLVDVNTVELLTEAGDLTAGQAIFTTNCVACHKATGGGGIGPNLTDEYWILGGGIKNVFNTISEGGRAGKGMVSWKTELKPVEMAQVASYLLTLQGTNPPDGKAPEGEIWVDEDAVPDEREVKVTDSTQVDELEKVEPVIKAVEDDAKEQ
- a CDS encoding heavy metal translocating P-type ATPase; translation: MESCFHCGDPCAANEIIHNDKHFCCHGCKTVFDILNDNDLTYYYDLEKTPGTSPNTQKTTFAFLKNKEIVSKLVEFDAQDTQIVTLLIPTIHCSSCIWVLENLNKLNAAIKSSQVNFPKKTVRVTYSTKEITLYNVATLLTRIGYEPYISLDDATKKPSSIDRSLIYKLGVAGFAFGNIMFLSFPEYFEVNEFWLDKFKHLFRWLMFAFALPVVFYSAQDYFVSAYKGLRSRILNIDVPIAIGISVLFLRSTVEITMDWGTGFLDSMTGLVFFLLLGKFFQQKTYAFLSFERDYKSYFPIAVTRILKAGNTRTTEEQAQVYELKKGDRILIRNSELLPVDAVLLKGNALIDYSFVTGEAEPVMKKSGDQLFAGGKQQAGPIEVEVLKTVEQSYLTQLWSSKIFSKNTPSTFENLTDSISRRFTVSLLVIAIIATIFWIFIDASQALNVFTAVLIVACPCAIALAAPFTLGNLLRIYGKHKLYLKNSTTIEQLAAIDTVVFDKTGTLTTNAKNIIVYEGIALTETEQALLTSTLRASNHPLSRSLYDILDKNNITTLDCFTEDIGKGITGSVDSSFIKIGSFDFVDANERQQYAFPQKTAVHISTENGYKGVFLFSSEYRTGVQEVFNKLQHTAKIIILSGDNDGERNYLSTLLPTNSTLLFNQKPENKLAFIEKLQEEGNKVLMIGDGLNDAGALAQSDVGIAISENVNVFSPACDGILDASRLKDIPTYLSLSRRGRTTIKYAFICSLIYNLIGLAFAVTGNLAPVVAAILMPLSSISIVVFTTIATYFLGKKLNR